From Trichoderma atroviride chromosome 1, complete sequence, one genomic window encodes:
- a CDS encoding uncharacterized protein (BUSCO:EOG092D4E8N), with protein sequence MAVYTFYIFDRHTECVYVKSWASPDQEAPAPAISTSSDDAKLVFGTVFSLRNMARKLGGDDDAFISYRTGQYKLHFYETPANLRFVMITDTASASMRNVLHQIYINLWVEYVVKNPLAPVEHKGGRRHQKRTLRAGVRPVHKGHDVNLPKAL encoded by the exons ATGGCCGTCTACACGTTCTACATCTTCGACCGCCACA CCGAATGCGTCTACGTCAAATCATGGGCATCGCCCGACCAAGAAGCCCCCGCGCCCGCCATATCCACCAGCTCGGACGACGCCAAGCTCGTCTTTGGCACCGTCTTCTCCCTCCGCAACATGGCCCGCAAGctcggcggcgacgacgacgccttCATCAGCTACCGGACGGGCCAGTATAAGCTGCACTTTTACGAGACGCCCGCCAATCTTCGCTTCGTCATGATTACAGATACCGCGTCGGCGAGCATGCGGAATGTGCTGCATCAGATTTACATCAACCTATGGGTGGAATATG TTGTCAAGAACCCGCTTGCACCAGTCGAACACAAGGGGGGGCGCCGGCATCAGAAACGAACTCTTCGAGCGGGGGTTAGACCAGTTCATAAGGGGCATGATGTGAATTTGCCAAAGGCACTTTGA
- a CDS encoding uncharacterized protein (TransMembrane:2 (o16-35i163-184o)): MLSSARRWVRRNRTPIAIGVGVLGAGYAVTQYVMAKINDARERMSSDRIAKENLRRRFEQNQEDCTYTVLALLPTATGNVITALNTEQITYEIQQIKSSARSLKGIQTTSPPSIADTTLTEDDSKSTISVPVDVGMPFTSDGSQQELAPPRPRKTKRQLWDDLTISAITRSFTLIYTLALLTMLTRVQLNLLGRRSYLSSVVALATGSQQATISLENNDDDSPNPHGSDFDTNRKYLTFSWWLLNKGWVDVMHRVESSVRTVFGSLSPRDLVTFDRVSQLTAEVRKLIEGSSSNNKGSDWLSFLLPPKDKEDEVLRQSGVLDDASLSPEDGAQPSPAALRRLLDETADLIESPAFSHVLTLVLNSGFSLLVDKKLATEAFEFSLDEAPTTVATTTSLKRTRAILLPKILSVLTRQAHVIGNGNTPNEYLQEMETVRDLEAFSAVVYSSNWENEMKDEGLMESAVYVKSEDTQSQSTQVDSSVIIVEPQATTSLEGAWERATAGEKS; the protein is encoded by the exons ATGCTCTCTTCAGCCCGGCGCTGGGTGCGTCGCAACCGGACACCAATTGCCATCGGCGTTGGTGTCCTCGGCGCTGGCTATGCCGTGACGCAGTACgtgatggccaagatcaacgaTGCGCGCGAGCGGATGAGCAGCGATCGCATCGCCAAGGAAAA CCTTCGCCGTCGATTCGAGCAGAACCAGGAAGACTGTACTTATACCGTCCTGGCTCTCCTGCCCACCGCCACGGGCAACGTGATTACGGCCTTGAACACCGAGCAGATTACGTACGAGATCCAGCAGATCAAGAGCTCGGCGAGGAGCCTCAAGGGCATCCAGACAACAAGCCCGCCCAGTATTGCCGATACCACTCTCACCGAAGATGATAGCAAGAGCACCATCAGCGTGCCGGTGGATGTCGGAATGCCCTTTACTTCAGATGGCTCCCAGCAAGAGCTGGCTCCTCCCAGGCCGCGAAAGACCAAGAGGCAACTCTGGGATGACTTGACCATTAGCG CCATTACAAGATCATTCACCCTCATCTACACGCTCGCCCTTCTCACCATGCTGACAAGAGTTCAACTGAACCTTCTCGGCCGGCGCAGCTACTTATCCAGTGTTGTTGCTCTCGCTACTGGCAGCCAGCAGGCCACCATCAGCCTTGAGAACAATGACGACGACAGCCCCAATCCGCATGGCAGCGATTTCGACACAAATCGCAAGTATTTAACCTTCAGCTGGTGGTTGCTGAACAAGGGCTGGGTGGACGTCATGCACCGCGTAGAAAGCTCTGTGCGGACCGTCTTTGGTAGTCTCAGCCCTCGAGATCTGGTTACCTTTGATCGGGTCTCCCAACTGACCGCAGAGGTGAGAAAGCTGATTGAAGGATCCAGCTCAAACAACAAGGGCTCGGATTGGCTGTCTTTCCTCCTGCCTCCCAAGGATAAAGAGGACGAGGTTCTCCGTCAGTCTGGTGTGCTAGATGATGCCAGCCTATCTCCTGAAGATGGTGCCCAGCCATCACCTGCCGCTCTGAGACGCTTGCTCGACGAGACTGCTGATTTAATCGAATCGCCAGCCTTTTCACACGTCTTGACACTGGTTCTCAATTCGGGCTTCTCACTGTTGGTGGACAAGAAACTGGCCACTGAGGCTTTTGAATTTTCCTTGGACGAAGCTCCTACTACGGTAGCAACGACAACCAGCCTCAAGCGCACCAGAGCTATCCTGTTGCCCAAGATCTTGTCTGTCCTAACGCGACAGGCTCATGTCATCGGTAACGGCAATACACCGAATGAGTATCTCCAGGAGATGGAAACAGTGCGCGATCTCGAGGCTTTCTCCGCCGTCGTATACTCTAGCAACTGGGAGAATGAGATGAAGGACGAGGGACTCATGGAGAGTGCTGTCTACGTCAAGTCTGAAGATACCCAGTCTCAGTCAACTCAGGTTGATAGCAGTGTTATCATTGTTGAGCCTCAAGCTACTACTAGCTTGGAGGGCGCATGGGAGAGAGCGACGGCGGGAGAGAAGTcttga
- a CDS encoding uncharacterized protein (BUSCO:EOG092D2OLS), translating to MRMHPRPRTLHGDSRTTYSTAKEPHVEALAPAAMAQPTRFYASPRPLDVFNDDAYFENEAPMTSHAPMPNPSKPMRRPLGTSTPNVILEPAVSHSSKFSPYKAKTPRAPLKPSHGLNKFNGISMAPPADKTPVTDSLQKRPQLSNFKTGFQKPQLTGPDAFFEKENVHPQSFPGPSTIDLSVGQYFQNPPGKKGLMEAAPIKESRVSKKPKADEQSLPPHDSFPPITDDGTKPPHSYAQLIGMAILRSSKRRLTLAQIYKWISDNYSFYSPNDAGWQNSIRHNLSLHKNFIKIERPKDDPGKGNYWGIEPGTEFQFLKEKPTRKSVPTGENLPVMSTRLEPSRPTPALMPEPLLPPPAPMHHQHHHQHANSLPPLPTSQATLSMPLEPSSDATILLSDNAPADDLADKGPDNELLLESSFFSPLPAALHSTPPMPRAERRNGTPPPMNRNPASSATRTHKRKFASMDDSGYISSLESSAMRPNAARSAFFTSEPDRRRIKRGRAEEEIARLRGSSPFSPSKSRPFSSYGINSSSPFRPSSDNQMPPPLTPVVKKAKAIIQPPPSVSPNTNLRIHRAKVRHMLQSPLRRVANLTNDDSLPWSPAFRLDDNIFSFDTPNASNLPDFDIFQDLPVDDENVFDSLLPAETGSPVKRSVKRARLDRSISSSAIGELSASKKLLGPAPLLKAPDTPSQFLETPSKVFEGLSSPSKLFQQSPIKGASPSKFASLLELPGDGDWPSLHIDTNDFATGAGSDGSDFTGLDILQGFERIGSGSQQSSKGVNRSGKPALGRSYSTAF from the exons ATGCGCATGCATCCTCGGCCGCGG ACGCTTCACGGCGATTCACGCACAACTTACTCCACAGCTAAAGAGCCTCACGTCGAGGCACTTGCTCCGGCCGCAATGGCCCAGCCGACGCGTTTTTACGCCTCTCCCAGGCCACTGGACGTTTTCAATGACGATGCATATTTCGAAAACGAAGCTCCCATGACGAGCCACGCACCCATGCCAAATCCCTCCAAGCCCATGCGTCGTCCCTTGGGCACCTCAACTCCCAACGTCATTCTTGAACCAGCAGTCTCCCACAGCTCCAAATTCTCACCGTACAAGGCCAAGACTCCAAGGGCGCCGCTGAAGCCGTCCCACGGCCTCAATAAATTCAACGGCATATCCATGGCTCCTCCTGCGGACAAGACGCCAGTGACCGATTCACTGCAGAAGAGGCCACAGTTGTCCAACTTCAAGACGGGCTTTCAAAAGCCCCAGCTCACCGGCCCTGATGCATTCTTCGAGAAGGAAAACGTCCATCCCCAGAGCTTCCCGGGACCGTCCACTATCGATCTCTCCGTTGGGCAGTACTTCCAGAACCCTCCCGGGAAAAAGGGACTCATGGAGGCTGCCCCCATCAAGGAATCTCGAGTcagcaagaagcccaaggctgACGAGCAATCACTACCACCTCACGACTCATTCCCGCCCATCACCGACGATGGCACGAAGCCACCTCATAGTTACGCTCAGCTCATTGGAATGGCCATTCTCCGATCTTCAAAACGCCGCCTCACGCTTGCTCAGATCTACAAGTGGATCAGCGATAACTATTCGTTTTACAGCCCCAATGATGCTGGATGGCAGAATAGCATTCGACACAACCTGAGCCTTCACAAGAATTTCATCAAGATCGAACGACCAAAGGACGACCCTGGCAAGGGAAACTACTGGGGCATTGAACCCGGCACCGAATTCCAGTTCCTCAAGGAAAAGCCGACTCGGAAATCTGTCCCGACTGGAGAGAACCTCCCTGTCATGTCCACCCGCCTCGAACCATCTCGACCAACGCCAGCACTAATGCCCGAGCCTTTGCTTCCGCCTCCGGCCCCAAtgcatcaccagcatcatcaccagcacGCCAACAgccttcctcctctcccgaCGTCTCAGGCAACCCTGTCAATGCCTCTGGAGCCGTCATCAGATGCCACCATTCTATTATCGGACAATGCGCCTGCTGATGACCTGGCCGACAAGGGTCCCGACAACGAACTACTACTGGaatcatccttcttctcaccCCTACCTGCTGCTTTGCATTCCACCCCACCCATGCCCCGGGCTGAGCGACGGAACGGCACACCGCCTCCCATGAACCGCAATCCCGCCTCATCAGCTACTCGAACTCATAAGCGCAAGTTTGCTTCCATGGATGACAGCGGCTACATCTCCTCCCTAGAATCCTCCGCCATGCGACCGAATGCGGCCAGGTCAGCTTTCTTTACGTCTGAACCGGATCGACGCCGCATCAAGCGTGGCCGCGCCGAAGAGGAGATTGCACGACTAAGAGGATCATCACCTTTCAGCCCATCAAAGAGCCGGCCATTCTCTAGCTATGGAATCAACTCATCGTCACCTTTCCGACCGTCTAGCGATAACCAGATGCCCCCTCCTCTGACCCCTGTcgtgaaaaaggcaaaggctaTTATCCAACCACCGCCGTCAGTTTCTCCCAACACCAACCTACGCATTCACCGCGCCAAAGTTCGCCATATGCTGCAGTCTCCTCTACGAAGAGTCGCCAACCTTACCAACGACGATAGTTTGCCTTGGAGTCCCGCCTTCCGCCTGGACGACAACATCTTTAGCTTTGACACGCCCAATGCCAGCAATCTGCCCGACTTTGACATCTTCCAAGATCTACCAGTGGATGATGAGAATGTGTTTGACAGCCTCCTACCCGCAGAGACCGGCTCACCAGTCAAACGCTCTGTCAAGCGCGCTCGCCTCGATCGGTCTATTTCTTCGTCGGCCATTGGAGAGCTGTCAGCTTCCAAGAAGCTTCTCGGACCAGCGCCTCTGCTCAAAGCTCCTGATACGCCATCTCAATTTCTGGAAACGCCCAGCAAGGTCTTTGAGGGCCTAAGCTCTCCCTCCAAGCTCTTTCAACAATCACCCATCAAGGGTGCTTCACCAAGCAAGTTTGCTTCCTTACTGGAGCTTCCAGGCGATGGCGACTGGCCATCTCTCCACATAGATACCAATGACTTTGCTACCGGCGCTGGCTCTGATGGCTCAGATTTTACTGGCCTCGATATTCTTCAAGGATTCGAGCGAATTGGCTCAGGCTCACAGCAGTCATCAAAAGGCGTGAACAGGAGTGGAAAGCCTGCACTCGGCCGAAGCTATTCAACAGCATtctaa
- a CDS encoding uncharacterized protein (EggNog:ENOG41), whose protein sequence is MKSTKSTAEKWKWRSSTASTAGSLSPYQYATESSEPIVESKKSRSLSKAFRSMSSSSLDSMSSGPSRSGSSARKLHKTPSGSGSMIERFQRRVSRDSSISTAPSEIPGGPLEPSYTAMEMLRYGWLKTDSSLLKARSEYLVLTDHSLVKFGSAEAARSVFPQLTQTGSQGKGAQSHYLHSLTSKSAFAEIRYDIPLRSIIAVYIEETSSFRCGIEVWWSSRSPKIASCKAHFHFALPKERDDWLADIQQAYKARMRKNPIHVTVPENVRIRINHVMQPAELPDDGAPQSLIFPVAKRFAPAAQKGAAADESQDIIDAATYYLAIGPYVCYLIEILKADYSTLPGDLLMKTTDWGTVSLTRFQASVASHEQRFLMSFRKPFERESRLELASTYYRRIIEALTKIDRVLKPMWPQNLQHAIFDIKGLPSPLQLTSGNDLGGLEMSLQAYCVAFNVQIPAWTIEWLTPSEPTFRLLASDEWEYTPLQLLAVFRALRYNSFFKALSFRDVSLTSLANKSDYSQYGDTVVYTSLSGVKLPEEHYQLLSQATVFEQEIHALLFSSESIRHIDLTNTTGLQRPMRPQTGRGSVDHTTMRKMSSEIIRPLSMLLKAQLSHCHSISMSGNPIGAGDVAELANTFALDEVHLKKIDLSNCGLGDIDLNKLWSGLAGQAESIEYIDTSNNSGTVGFDTLTYTLRQLRKIKKLNISGNTRLVSEEPLFAEGALQSWALQELDLSGIVLNDTTVVSLARYVESPMSQELQVLRLNNCGLTGSQVAQLFFSMGKARHMTVHINANRLDDGIGSLCDALASGYGPWSLFMQMIEFSYEDSFVKLMRALTINKTIECLSLAGCATPDAVSSVACQAASDLFAKNDTIRFLDISGYDSKLDEGRLGREFSRSLSGMKFNKRIEHLRVRSQMLNINIGDLAEAISGNQTLHTLDCEGNDFNLSNFWHLVKRIEGNTTIRHFSAFSEAELSRTIQKSAEVDVPAVAPRRSSGIFNKLKHEKAPVIVEKPLVQRLSDEWDAAISALNRVIERNQNIFRNEQGPAKMADEILETCEIEEGTFSVDFGGLANKEFEAHNGAGSSLRRGPSTTNHGSETLKVIVSAPYSGEDARDAIIRPYSIVSSDGASSPTSQASSNSETGMPTPSEMESPPG, encoded by the exons ATGAAATCTACAAAAAGTACTGCTGAGAAGTGGAAATGGAGGTCGTCCACTGCCAGCACGGCGGGATCTCTATCTCCATACCAATATGCCACTGAATCTTCGGAGCCCATCGTTGAAAGCAAAAAATCTCGTTCGCTGTCTAAGGCCTTTCGCTCGATGAGTAGCTCCTCCCTGGATTCGATGTCTAGTGGTCCGTCTAGGTCTGGATCTTCGGCACGAAAGCTGCACAAGACGCCGTCGGGCTCAGGATCGATGATTGAAAGATTTCAGAGGAGGGTTTCCAGAGATTCTTCGATTAGCACGGCGCCTTCGGAAATTCCTGGTGGTCCCTTGGAACCCAGCTATACGGCGATGGAAATGCTTCGATATGGGTGGCTCAAGACAGATTCTTCTCTACTCAAAGCTCGCTCTGAATATCTTGTCTTAACAGATCATTCGTTGGTGAAATTTGGAAGTGCGGAAGCTGCTAGGAGTGTCTTCCCGCAGTTAACTCAGACTGGAAGCCAGGGGAAAGGCGCCCAGTCCCATTATCTGCATTCTTTAACCAGCAAGTCTGCATTTGCGGAGATTCGATACGATATTCCCCTTCGTTCCATCATTGCAGTCTACATTGAAGAGACCTCGAGCTTTCGATGTGGTATCGAGGTGTGGTGGTCCTCGAGATCACCCAAGATTGCGTCTTGCAAGGCGCATTTCCACTTTGCTCTTCCAAAGGAAAGAGACGACTGGCTGGCGGATATTCAGCAGGCATACAAGGCCAGGATGAGAAAAAACCCGATCCATGTGACTGTTCCAGAGAATGTCAGGATTCGTATCAATCATGTTATGCAGCCCGCAGAGTTACCCGACGATGGCGCCCCCCAGAGCTTGATCTTTCCAGTGGCCAAGCGTTTTGCACCAGCAGCCCAGAAAGGGGCAGCCGCGGATGAATCTCAAGACATCATAGACGCTGCGACCTACTATCTTGCAATTGGCCCCTACGTGTGTTATCTTATTGAGATTCTCAAGGCGGATTATTCGACTCTGCCGGGCGACTTGCTCATGAAAACTACAGATTGGGGGACGGTCTCTTTGACTCGTTTCCAAGCATCAGTGGCATCTCATGAGCAAAGATTCTTGATGAGTTTTCG CAAACCATTCGAACGCGAATCTCGCCTCGAACTAGCCAGCACGTATTATCGCCGGATCATCGAAGCTTTGACAAAGATTGATCGTGTTTTGAAACCCATGTGGCCCCAGAATCTCCAGCACGCTATTTTCGATATCAAGGGTCTCCCATCACCTCTCCAGCTAACATCAGGCAACGATTTGGGCGGCCTTGAGATGAGCCTCCAGGCATATTGCGTTGCGTTTAATGTGCAAATCCCCGCCTGGACAATTGAATGGCTGACCCCGTCAGAGCCGACCTTCCGACTGCTGGCCTCTGACGAGTGGGAATACACGCCCCTTCAATTACTTGCGGTTTTTCGGGCCCTGAGATACAatagcttcttcaaggcccTCTCTTTTCGCGATGTGTCACTTACATCGCTTGCTAACAAAAGTGACTATTCACAATATGGAGATACTGTGGTATACACCTCTTTGAGCG GCGTAAAATTACCAGAGGAACACTACCAACTTCTCTCTCAAGCCACAGTATTCGAACAAGAGATTCATGCCTTGTTGTTTTCATCTGAATCCATACGACACATTGATCTCACAAATACTACCGGCTTACAACGCCCGATGAGACCACAGACAGGCAGGGGATCGGTCGACCACACTACCATGCGCAAAATGAGCTCCGAGATCATTCGACCGTTGTCGATGCTGCTTAAAGCACAGTTGAGCCACTGTCACAGTATTTCCATGTCTGGCAATCCCATTGGCGCAGGCGACGTAGCTGAACTAG CCAATACCTTTGCATTAGATGAGGTGCACCTTAAAAAAATCGATCTATCAAACTGTGGACTTGGGGATATTGATCTCAACAAACTTTGGTCTGGTCTTGCAGGCCAAGCCGAGAGTATCGAATATATCGATACGTCAAATAACAGCGGGACTGTGGGCTTTGATACCCTCACTTATACGCTCCGGCAACTTCgcaagatcaagaagctcaacatATCAGGCAATACTAGGCTCGTCTCGGAAGAACCTCTCTTTGCTGAGGGTGCACTACAAAGCTGGGCCCTCCAGGAACTGGATCTTTCCGGTATTGTG CTCAACGATACTACTGTGGTTTCTCTTGCGAGATATGTGGAGTCGCCAATGTCACAAGAGCTACAAGTACTGCGTCTCAACAATTGCGGCCTCACTGGAAGCCAAGTTGCCCAGCTGTTTTTCAGCATGGGCAAAGCTCGACATATGACGGTTCATATAAATGCAAACCGGCTAGATGATGGTATTGGAAGTCTCTGCGATGCACTTGCTTCCGGCTACGGGCCTTGGAGTCTGTTCATGCAGATGATTGAATTCAGCTACGAGGACAGCTTTGTCAAGCTGATGCGGGCCTTGACGATCAACAAGACGATCGAGTGTCTGAGCTTAGCTGGCTGCGCTACACCAGATGCTGTCAGCAGCGTGGCCTGCCAAGCAGCCTCAGACCTCTTCGCCAAGAACGACACTATCCGCTTCTTGGATATCTCTGGATACGACTCTAAGCTTGACGAAGGCCGGCTGGGCAGAGAATTCTCGAGATCATTAAGTGGCATGAAATTCAACAAGCGAATTGAGCACCTTCGCGTCAGAAGCCAGATGCTGAATATCAACATCGGAGATCTTGCCGAGGCTATTTCAGGCAATCAAACGCTGCACACTCTAGATTGCGAAGGCAACGATTTCAATCTCTCCAATTTCTGGCATCTAGTGAAGCGTATCGAGGGCAATACGACGATCCGGCActtctcggccttttcaGAAGCTGAACTTTCTAGGACAATACAGAAATCTGCCGAAGTCGACGTGCCGGCCGTTGCTCCGCGCCGCTCCTCGGGCATATTCAACAAGCTGAAGCATGAGAAGGCTCCGGTCATTGTAGAGAAGCCACTTGTTCAACGACTGAGTGACGAGTGGGATGCTGCGATCAGCGCGCTGAATCGCGTTATTGAGAGAAACCAAAATATCTTCCGTAACGAGCAGGGTCCTGCGAAGATGGCCGACGAGATATTGGAAACTTGCGAGATAGAAGAAGGCACGTTTTCAGTTGACTTTGGAGGCCTTGCCAACAAAGAATTCGAGGCCCATAATGGCGCGGGCTCCTCCCTTCGACGTGGACCCTCTACTACGAACCACGGCTCGGAAACGTTGAAAGTCATCGTATCAGCGCCTTACTCGGGCGAAGATGCCAGGGACGCAATCATCAGACCCTATTCCATTGTCTCGAGTGACGGGGCTAGTAGTCCAACCTCACAGGCGAGCTCTAATAGCGAAACGGGCATGCCAACGCCTTCAGAGATGGAAAGCCCCCCCGGATAA